A single window of Salvia splendens isolate huo1 chromosome 8, SspV2, whole genome shotgun sequence DNA harbors:
- the LOC121746183 gene encoding transcription factor MYB41-like: MGRTPCCDKNGLKKGPWTPEEDEKLSRYIHAHGAGNWRNLPKNAGLQRCGKSCRLRWTNYLRPDIKRGRFSFEEEETIIQLHSVLGNKWSAIAARLPGRTDNEIKNYWNTHIRKRLLKMGIDPVTHAPRLDLLDLSSLLTSPQLNLPSLLRLQTLLNPEALRLAMTLASTTAAAAGSGGDDAHELLNSHLQNQIQAAPPLQTNQFENTFDQQIPANIDDNSIQYQPMFQDNLMPGCGYQISDQIRADLSENSSFQSMNTNSNSSYNFNLDSVSLSSSSTLNNGGGEDERESFCSNLFKFEIPESLNFDDFM; this comes from the exons ATGGGAAGAACACCTTGCTGCGACAAAAACGGACTTAAAAAGGGACCCTGGACGCCCGAAGAAGACGAGAAGCTCAGTCGATACATCCACGCCCACGGCGCCGGAAACTGGAgaaatcttcccaaaaatgCTG GTCTTCAAAGATGTGGGAAGAGTTGTCGATTGCGATGGACTAATTACTTGAGGCCAGATATCAAGAGGGGGAGATTCTCATTTGAGGAAGAAGAAACCATTATCCAGCTCCATAGTGTTCTTGGCAACAA ATGGTCGGCCATCGCGGCACGTCTGCCCGGGAGAACAGACAACGAGATCAAAAACTACTGGAACACCCACATCCGTAAGCGCCTGCTCAAGATGGGGATCGACCCGGTCACCCACGCACCGCGCCTCGACTTGCTCGATCTCTCCTCCCTCCTCACCTCGCCGCAGCTCAACCTACCGAGCCTCCTCCGCCTCCAGACGCTGCTCAATCCGGAGGCGCTGAGGCTCGCCATGACCCTAGCATCAaccaccgctgccgccgccggCAGCGGCGGCGATGATGCTCATGAGCTGCTGAATTCACACCTTCAGAATCAAATACAGGCTGCCCCACCTCTCCAAACAAATCAGTTTGAAAATACTTTCGATCAACAAATTCCAGCAAACATCGATGATAATTCGATTCAGTATCAACCAATGTTTCAAGATAATTTGATGCCTGGCTGCGGCTACCAAATTTCGGATCAAATTAGAGCAGATTTGTCAGAAAATTCGAGTTTTCAATCGATGAACACCAACAGCAACAGCAGCTACAATTTTAACTTGGATTCGGTGTCTCTGTCTAGCTCTTCTACGCTTAACAATGGCGGTGGggaagatgagagagagagtttcTGCAGTAATCTGTTCAAGTTTGAGATTCCGGAGAGTTTGAATTTTGATGATTTCATGTAA